The Marinobacter subterrani genome has a segment encoding these proteins:
- a CDS encoding DegV family protein, whose translation MRVGLIVDSACDLPYEFSRKHDLFILPVTAVIDGQTYTDEHDPVRTQEFYQSGLLQKGHQAETRAYTAEQIHDLFMEKIVTQFDLAICETVTKTRSLIFQNATEAMNSVLSNYQKARDAAGREGRFFMRVIDSKQIFAGQGLLAAHTLSLIDQKLSKNALRHEVETFTDKIYTCVIPRDLHYIRERARRRGDKSVSALVAFLGKALNITPVIFGQGADGLPAVKTRSFDMAVEKVMNYAAARVEAGLLTPYVSLSCGLTWTEIEDLPGLNRLRDACERNGVELLLSQMGITSSIYVGPGSLCLALAAEPHSFSEFQ comes from the coding sequence ATGCGAGTTGGTTTGATCGTTGATTCTGCCTGTGACCTGCCTTACGAATTCAGCCGCAAACACGACCTGTTCATCCTTCCTGTTACTGCGGTGATTGACGGCCAGACCTACACCGACGAGCATGACCCGGTGCGAACCCAGGAGTTTTACCAGAGTGGCTTGCTGCAGAAAGGCCACCAGGCGGAAACTCGGGCTTACACCGCCGAGCAGATCCATGATCTGTTCATGGAAAAAATTGTTACCCAGTTTGATCTCGCCATTTGTGAAACGGTCACAAAAACCCGAAGCCTGATTTTCCAGAACGCTACCGAGGCCATGAACAGCGTGCTGTCGAATTACCAGAAGGCGCGGGACGCGGCGGGACGCGAGGGCCGGTTCTTCATGCGGGTGATTGACAGCAAACAGATTTTTGCCGGCCAGGGCTTGCTGGCGGCGCACACCCTCAGCCTGATTGACCAGAAGTTATCGAAGAATGCCCTTCGTCACGAAGTCGAAACCTTTACCGACAAGATTTACACCTGCGTGATTCCCCGGGACCTGCACTATATCCGTGAACGGGCCCGGCGCCGTGGCGACAAGAGTGTGTCGGCGCTGGTCGCCTTCCTGGGCAAGGCGCTGAACATTACCCCGGTGATCTTCGGGCAGGGCGCAGATGGCTTGCCGGCGGTCAAAACCCGGAGTTTTGATATGGCGGTGGAGAAGGTGATGAATTATGCCGCTGCCCGAGTGGAAGCCGGCCTGTTGACGCCCTACGTGAGCCTCTCTTGTGGCCTGACCTGGACCGAGATCGAGGATCTCCCCGGGCTCAACCGACTTCGGGATGCCTGCGAGCGCAATGGCGTGGAACTGTTACTCTCCCAGATGGGCATCACCAGCAGTATCTACGTCGGTCCTGGCAGCCTGTGCCTGGCGCTGGCCGCCGAGCCGCACAGCTTCAGCGAATTCCAGTAA
- a CDS encoding metal-dependent hydrolase produces MTISSTPEGVSVEPRHLRFDVSEDLKTLWHGNDAFRTAFFNALSLQFPDGEQQFIDAVRLYRDRIDDPKLKAEIRGFIGQEALHSREHKGYNEALKARGYDIDALDRRFRKHMEWVTKLPPSRQLAGTCGAEHYTAVLANAILSHPEWMEGASPAMAQLWRWHAIEETEHKSVAFDVYRQCVGNERLRRVVFLFVTWNFFKYTFLNTCSLLKADGKLWSLRTWAGGINFLWGKPGVLRQCLPEFLAYFREGFHPWQQDNRELLRRNLRELDMTFSAGKPEGC; encoded by the coding sequence ATGACCATCAGCTCCACGCCCGAGGGCGTGTCCGTTGAGCCGAGGCATCTGCGGTTTGATGTCAGTGAAGATCTTAAAACGCTCTGGCACGGCAACGACGCCTTCCGGACGGCGTTTTTCAATGCCCTCTCGCTACAGTTTCCGGACGGAGAGCAGCAGTTCATCGATGCCGTTCGTCTGTACCGGGACCGGATCGACGACCCCAAGCTGAAGGCCGAGATTCGCGGCTTCATTGGCCAGGAGGCGCTCCATAGCCGCGAACACAAGGGCTACAACGAGGCACTGAAGGCCCGGGGCTATGATATTGATGCCCTGGACAGGCGGTTCCGAAAACACATGGAATGGGTGACAAAGCTGCCACCGAGCCGGCAGCTCGCGGGCACCTGTGGTGCCGAACATTACACAGCCGTTCTGGCCAATGCCATCCTGAGTCATCCGGAGTGGATGGAAGGGGCCTCCCCGGCCATGGCACAGCTCTGGCGCTGGCACGCCATCGAGGAAACCGAACATAAATCCGTTGCCTTTGACGTTTACCGGCAATGCGTCGGCAATGAACGACTGCGTCGGGTTGTCTTCCTGTTCGTTACCTGGAACTTCTTCAAGTACACCTTCCTGAACACCTGCAGCCTTCTGAAGGCGGATGGCAAACTCTGGAGCCTCCGTACCTGGGCCGGCGGCATCAATTTTCTCTGGGGCAAGCCCGGGGTTCTGCGCCAGTGCCTGCCGGAATTTCTGGCCTACTTTCGCGAGGGCTTTCACCCCTGGCAGCAGGACAACCGGGAACTCCTCAGGCGCAACCTCCGCGAGCTGGATATGACATTCTCTGCAGGAAAACCGGAGGGGTGCTGA
- a CDS encoding acyl-CoA synthetase: MTSIFDQGLAPVDANYAVQSPVDFIERTATVYPEYPAVIHGAIRYTWAQTYERCRRLASALKGRGIGRGDTVAVMLPNIPAMVEAHFGVPMIGAVLNTLNVRLDAEAIAFMLEHGEARVVIADREFGEVIKDAVSRLDTKPLVIDVDDPEYGEGVQVSDLDYEAFLQEGDPAFQWSFPENEWDAISLNYTSGTTGNPKGVVYHHRGAYLNALGNQAVWSMDMHPVYLWTLPMFHCNGWCFPWTITAMAGTHVCLRRVDPEKILQLIRDHQVTHMCGAPIVLNALLNVPESAKAGIDHDVKSMTAGAAPPAQVIGAIEEMGIQVTHVYGLTEVYGPVTVCAWKSEWDSLPLHDRARKKARQGVRYHTLAGTMVGDPNTMEPVPKDGKTIGEIFLRGNTVMKGYLKNPKATEEAFRGGWFHTGDLAVWHEDGYMEIKDRLKDIIISGGENISTIEVEDTLYRHPAVLEAAVVARPDEKWGETPCAFVTLKPEAGQVSEEDIIAFCREHLARFKVPKTVVFSELPKTSTGKIQKFVLRDQAKDLD; the protein is encoded by the coding sequence ATGACCTCGATATTTGATCAGGGCCTGGCGCCCGTCGACGCCAACTACGCCGTTCAATCTCCCGTCGATTTTATCGAACGTACCGCTACCGTTTACCCGGAGTACCCCGCGGTAATTCACGGGGCCATCCGTTACACCTGGGCGCAGACCTACGAGCGCTGTCGCCGTCTGGCCTCTGCCCTCAAAGGGCGCGGCATCGGACGCGGTGATACCGTCGCCGTCATGCTGCCGAATATTCCCGCCATGGTGGAAGCCCATTTCGGGGTTCCCATGATCGGTGCGGTGCTGAATACCCTGAATGTTCGTCTGGATGCCGAGGCCATTGCCTTCATGCTGGAGCACGGTGAGGCCAGGGTTGTGATTGCCGACCGGGAATTCGGTGAGGTGATCAAGGACGCCGTCAGCAGGCTGGACACCAAGCCATTGGTCATTGATGTGGACGATCCCGAGTACGGCGAGGGCGTTCAGGTCAGCGATCTCGATTACGAAGCCTTCCTGCAGGAAGGCGATCCGGCGTTCCAGTGGAGCTTCCCTGAGAACGAGTGGGATGCAATCTCCCTGAACTACACATCCGGCACTACCGGCAATCCGAAAGGTGTGGTCTATCACCACCGCGGCGCTTACCTCAATGCCCTTGGCAACCAGGCCGTCTGGTCCATGGACATGCACCCGGTGTACCTGTGGACATTGCCGATGTTCCATTGCAACGGCTGGTGCTTCCCCTGGACCATCACCGCCATGGCCGGTACTCACGTTTGCCTGCGCCGCGTTGATCCGGAGAAGATCCTGCAGCTGATTCGTGATCACCAGGTCACCCACATGTGTGGTGCTCCCATTGTCCTCAACGCGCTGCTGAACGTGCCGGAATCCGCCAAGGCGGGCATCGATCACGACGTGAAGTCCATGACAGCCGGTGCGGCGCCCCCCGCACAGGTCATTGGAGCCATCGAAGAAATGGGTATCCAGGTGACTCACGTGTACGGCCTGACCGAAGTCTATGGTCCGGTGACCGTTTGCGCGTGGAAGTCCGAGTGGGATTCGCTGCCACTGCATGATCGTGCCCGCAAGAAAGCTCGCCAGGGGGTTCGCTATCACACTCTGGCCGGCACCATGGTCGGTGACCCGAACACCATGGAACCGGTGCCCAAAGACGGCAAGACCATCGGTGAGATCTTCCTGCGCGGTAATACCGTCATGAAAGGTTATCTGAAGAACCCCAAGGCCACCGAAGAAGCGTTCCGGGGCGGCTGGTTCCACACCGGTGACCTGGCCGTGTGGCACGAAGACGGTTATATGGAAATCAAGGACCGGCTCAAGGACATCATCATCTCCGGTGGTGAGAACATCTCCACCATTGAGGTCGAGGATACCCTATACCGCCACCCGGCCGTTCTCGAGGCGGCGGTGGTTGCACGGCCGGATGAGAAGTGGGGCGAAACTCCCTGCGCCTTTGTAACCCTCAAGCCGGAGGCCGGCCAGGTGAGCGAGGAAGACATTATCGCCTTCTGTCGCGAGCATCTGGCGCGGTTCAAGGTACCCAAAACCGTCGTCTTCTCGGAGCTGCCCAAGACTTCCACGGGCAAAATCCAGAAGTTCGTGCTGAGGGATCAGGCCAAAGACCTGGACTGA
- a CDS encoding ATP-binding protein has product MNDVPPSSVFSLHDADPQPGLILDGAGTVMVGNRAARNLCQTAGLTSPHRLLPTNAQALVNASLEQNRAIENVESRIPSELSETILMWTFIPDAETARVLARARDATQDVLTQEEATRSNRLYRLITENTTDLISRHAPDGRFIDATPASWRLLGYWPEELRGKPLEEVFRGNHVTQKLTETRNLLRDDGYATMTLEIIHRDGSRRWFEIASRAIRETYTGAVIEVISVSRDITADPVLLEQVLINLIRNGIEATIEARGEEAQSAPAQIVITTCINDQNETLIEVTDEGPGLDEQGIRQMFQPFYTSKPQGLGLGLSMSRSIIEGFGGFLDARPAATGGLSLICRFPASQSQKHRTATTENQPNA; this is encoded by the coding sequence ATGAACGATGTTCCCCCTTCAAGTGTATTTAGTTTGCACGACGCTGACCCGCAACCCGGATTGATCCTGGATGGGGCGGGTACCGTCATGGTGGGGAACCGTGCCGCCAGGAATCTGTGCCAGACAGCCGGCCTGACTTCGCCCCACAGGCTCCTGCCAACCAACGCCCAGGCACTGGTGAACGCTTCGCTGGAGCAGAACCGTGCTATTGAAAACGTGGAATCCCGGATTCCCTCGGAGCTTTCCGAAACCATCCTGATGTGGACATTCATCCCGGATGCCGAAACCGCCCGGGTTCTGGCACGGGCACGAGACGCCACGCAAGATGTCCTGACCCAGGAAGAGGCCACCCGTTCCAACCGCCTGTACCGGCTGATCACAGAGAACACCACCGATCTCATATCCCGCCACGCTCCGGACGGACGCTTTATCGATGCCACGCCCGCCTCATGGCGACTGCTGGGCTACTGGCCGGAAGAACTGCGGGGCAAACCGCTCGAAGAGGTCTTTCGCGGCAACCACGTCACTCAGAAACTGACGGAAACCCGCAATCTGCTCCGGGATGACGGCTACGCCACCATGACCCTGGAGATCATCCACCGGGACGGATCCCGCCGCTGGTTCGAGATTGCCAGTCGGGCTATCCGGGAAACTTACACCGGCGCCGTAATTGAGGTCATCAGCGTATCCAGGGATATCACCGCCGATCCGGTGCTGCTGGAACAGGTACTGATCAATCTGATCCGCAACGGCATTGAAGCCACGATCGAAGCCCGGGGCGAAGAAGCCCAGAGCGCACCTGCGCAGATTGTCATAACCACCTGCATCAACGATCAGAACGAAACCCTCATTGAAGTCACGGATGAAGGTCCGGGCCTGGACGAGCAGGGCATCCGCCAGATGTTTCAACCGTTCTACACCAGCAAGCCCCAGGGACTGGGCCTTGGCCTGTCCATGAGCCGTTCGATCATTGAAGGCTTTGGTGGCTTCCTGGATGCCCGCCCGGCCGCAACCGGTGGCCTGTCCCTGATCTGCCGGTTCCCGGCAAGCCAGAGTCAAAAGCACAGAACCGCAACCACGGAGAACCAGCCCAATGCGTGA
- a CDS encoding response regulator transcription factor: MREHSASDATTVYVVDDDAGMLESTQWLLESVGLNVEAYSDGRKFLDAVGNKTAGCVVLDVRMPGLGGLNVQEELQKRGLDLPIIFVSGHADVPIVVRAFKSGAFDFIEKPFNEQLLLDSVQQALQEHHQSGTQLQGDEATEALLATLTRREKDVFLPLAQGYTSREIADQLDVSVKTIDLYRARVMKRLGADRLPDVTGTAIAAGLLDPLDLRREKN, translated from the coding sequence ATGCGTGAACACTCTGCCTCGGACGCCACCACCGTCTACGTTGTTGACGACGACGCCGGCATGCTGGAATCCACCCAATGGTTACTGGAATCGGTCGGCCTGAACGTGGAGGCCTACAGTGACGGCCGGAAATTTCTGGACGCGGTGGGCAACAAGACAGCCGGCTGCGTGGTATTGGATGTGAGGATGCCGGGGCTCGGCGGCCTGAACGTTCAGGAGGAGCTTCAGAAGCGAGGACTGGACCTGCCCATCATCTTTGTCTCCGGCCATGCCGATGTGCCCATTGTAGTCAGGGCGTTCAAATCCGGTGCTTTCGATTTTATCGAAAAGCCGTTCAACGAACAGCTGCTGCTGGACAGCGTTCAGCAGGCCCTTCAGGAACATCACCAGTCCGGCACACAGCTTCAGGGCGATGAGGCAACCGAAGCCCTGCTGGCCACCCTCACCCGGCGGGAAAAGGACGTGTTTCTGCCACTGGCCCAGGGTTACACCAGCCGGGAAATCGCCGACCAGCTGGATGTCAGTGTAAAGACGATTGACCTGTACCGGGCGCGGGTGATGAAACGCCTGGGCGCGGATCGGCTACCGGATGTCACCGGTACCGCCATTGCCGCCGGGCTGCTCGACCCGCTGGACCTGCGTAGGGAAAAGAACTGA
- a CDS encoding aminotransferase-like domain-containing protein — protein sequence MGILYNQVADQIQELIRDGVYRDGDRLPGVRMLSRQFGVSISTILQAHQTLEARGFLQARERSGYFVRLPTVDAPEPVMRRHRSRPVPVSAREMTLDLCADEQKRMVPLATAIPHPDYLPLRQIQHSTLWAARRGLETLDYAFPGKESFRRQIAQRMATLGVPVTPDDVLATNGAQEAIILALRAVTQPGDIVAVESPSFPGILQALEVVGLKVIEIPTHPSEGLSLEGLQLALEQWPLKACVVVTNHSNPMGARMSDERKKQLVSMLAAAAVPLIEDDIYGDLHHSGDRPRPAKAFDRTDNVIYCSSFSKTISPGLRLGWMVPGRYMASARQHKYFVNLATSSIPQMAVAHFLEQGGYDRYLRSARQHYRESTERMRTAVARAFPEGTAVSRPQGGFVLWVQLPDRVSGTEVYHRARAEDINVAPGLMFSTANKYENCLRLNSANPWCERIEQAVARLGVLAHDVQAAAG from the coding sequence ATGGGCATTCTTTACAATCAGGTGGCGGATCAGATCCAGGAGTTGATCCGAGACGGAGTCTACCGCGACGGGGATCGATTGCCGGGCGTGCGCATGCTCAGTCGGCAGTTCGGCGTGAGCATCTCGACCATCCTTCAGGCGCACCAGACCCTCGAAGCCCGGGGCTTTCTGCAGGCCCGAGAGCGCAGTGGCTACTTCGTAAGGCTGCCGACCGTGGATGCACCCGAGCCGGTCATGCGCCGGCACCGCAGCCGCCCGGTGCCAGTCAGCGCCCGGGAAATGACCCTGGACCTGTGCGCCGACGAGCAGAAGCGCATGGTGCCGCTGGCCACGGCGATTCCCCACCCGGATTACCTGCCGCTGCGGCAGATCCAGCACAGCACGCTCTGGGCGGCACGACGGGGCCTGGAAACGCTGGACTATGCCTTTCCGGGCAAGGAATCGTTCCGGCGGCAGATTGCCCAGCGGATGGCGACCCTCGGGGTGCCGGTAACCCCGGACGATGTGCTCGCCACCAACGGTGCCCAGGAGGCGATCATCCTCGCGCTGCGTGCGGTTACCCAGCCGGGTGACATTGTGGCGGTGGAGTCGCCGTCATTCCCTGGCATTCTGCAGGCCCTGGAAGTGGTCGGGCTGAAGGTTATCGAAATCCCGACGCATCCATCCGAGGGTCTGAGCCTTGAAGGCTTGCAACTGGCGCTCGAGCAGTGGCCCCTGAAAGCCTGTGTGGTGGTGACCAATCACAGCAATCCCATGGGCGCGCGAATGTCCGACGAGCGTAAGAAGCAACTGGTCTCCATGCTGGCGGCTGCCGCTGTTCCGCTTATTGAAGACGATATCTATGGTGATCTGCATCACTCCGGGGACCGGCCGAGACCGGCCAAGGCCTTTGATCGCACCGATAATGTGATTTACTGCAGCTCTTTTTCGAAAACCATTTCACCGGGTCTGCGTCTTGGCTGGATGGTGCCTGGCCGCTATATGGCCAGCGCCCGGCAGCACAAGTATTTCGTCAACTTGGCCACGTCTTCCATTCCGCAGATGGCGGTGGCGCATTTTCTTGAGCAGGGCGGTTATGATCGCTATCTGCGGTCAGCTCGTCAGCACTATCGCGAGTCGACAGAGCGTATGCGCACAGCCGTGGCCCGGGCATTTCCGGAAGGTACCGCTGTGAGTCGACCCCAGGGCGGGTTTGTACTCTGGGTGCAGTTGCCGGACCGTGTTTCCGGCACGGAGGTTTACCACAGGGCCAGGGCCGAAGACATCAACGTGGCACCGGGGCTGATGTTCTCCACGGCCAATAAATACGAGAACTGCCTGAGACTGAACAGCGCCAACCCCTGGTGTGAACGTATAGAGCAGGCCGTGGCAAGGCTGGGAGTGTTGGCTCACGATGTTCAGGCTGCGGCGGGTTAG
- a CDS encoding PhzF family phenazine biosynthesis protein, which produces MIQPLYQVDAFTSRIFGGNPAAVMPLESWLPDETMLALAIENNLSETAFFVRLPEGDEADFHIRWFTPGIEVPLCGHATLASAWVIFNKLGWNKEQIRFRSKSGPLSVRQADDGWLVLDFPNYACQEQPTPALIREALEGAPDTAFFVPNDTNYMVVLEDEAAVRAAQPDIRKLKQLGNLGLIVTAPGTACDFVSRYFAPGGGIDEDPVTGSIHSVLVPYWSEKLGKTRLDARQISARGGVLRCELKSDRVDIAGQAAFYMEGSVYLP; this is translated from the coding sequence ATGATTCAGCCCCTCTATCAGGTTGATGCTTTTACCAGCAGGATTTTCGGTGGCAACCCGGCCGCGGTTATGCCGCTGGAAAGCTGGCTTCCAGACGAAACCATGCTAGCGCTTGCCATCGAGAACAACCTCTCCGAAACCGCCTTTTTCGTGCGGCTGCCGGAAGGGGACGAAGCCGATTTTCACATTCGCTGGTTCACTCCGGGCATCGAAGTACCCTTGTGCGGCCACGCCACCCTGGCCAGCGCCTGGGTCATCTTCAACAAACTTGGCTGGAACAAGGAGCAGATCCGCTTTCGCTCCAAAAGCGGCCCACTCTCCGTCCGGCAGGCAGATGATGGCTGGCTGGTGTTGGATTTTCCGAATTATGCTTGCCAGGAGCAGCCAACGCCGGCACTGATTCGGGAAGCCCTGGAAGGTGCGCCTGATACCGCGTTCTTTGTTCCAAACGACACCAATTACATGGTGGTTCTCGAAGACGAAGCTGCTGTGCGGGCTGCCCAGCCGGATATACGAAAACTGAAACAACTGGGCAATCTGGGACTGATTGTGACCGCACCGGGTACGGCGTGCGATTTCGTCAGTCGTTACTTTGCTCCGGGTGGAGGCATTGATGAGGACCCCGTGACAGGCTCCATTCACAGCGTACTGGTGCCCTACTGGTCAGAAAAACTGGGCAAGACGCGGCTGGACGCCCGGCAGATTTCGGCCCGGGGCGGTGTCCTGCGCTGCGAACTGAAAAGCGATCGGGTCGACATCGCCGGTCAGGCGGCCTTCTACATGGAAGGCTCCGTCTACCTGCCCTGA
- a CDS encoding BaiN/RdsA family NAD(P)/FAD-dependent oxidoreductase, producing the protein MAAGSASQYDVIILGAGAAGLMCAATAGYRGRRVLVLDHANKPGKKILMSGGGRCNFTNLNSTPANFLSDNPHYCISALKRYTPQDFLELVERHGIEHEEKAPGQLFCKDSARDILNMLLTECEWAGAEVRMKTTVERITETDTGYRLRVGSGDLTCESLVIATGGLSIPTMGATAFGYRVAEQFGLEILPTRAGLVPFTLQPELKEQLAPLSGVSCPVDVQCHDQQFREPMLVTHRGLSGPAMLQISSFWEPGDSLAINLLPACRIKDDLLNLRKTRPQSTIANYLTQHLPKRFALAFNELQGWTGPLQGYKNSDIEQVADVLGRWSIKPAGTEGYRTAEVTLGGVDTRQLSSKTMAVLERPNLYFIGEVVDVTGHLGGHNFQWAWASGVAAGHNA; encoded by the coding sequence ATGGCGGCAGGTTCAGCATCACAGTACGACGTAATCATCCTCGGTGCCGGCGCCGCAGGGTTGATGTGCGCGGCGACCGCCGGCTATCGCGGGCGCCGGGTGCTGGTGCTGGACCACGCCAACAAGCCGGGCAAGAAAATCCTCATGTCCGGCGGGGGGCGCTGCAACTTCACCAACCTGAACAGCACGCCCGCCAACTTCCTGTCGGACAACCCGCACTACTGCATTTCTGCACTCAAGCGCTACACCCCCCAGGACTTTCTGGAACTGGTGGAACGCCACGGCATTGAGCATGAGGAGAAGGCGCCCGGCCAGTTGTTCTGCAAGGACAGCGCCAGGGACATCCTCAACATGCTGCTGACCGAATGCGAGTGGGCAGGGGCGGAAGTGAGAATGAAAACAACGGTCGAACGCATTACTGAAACCGACACCGGCTATCGCCTGCGCGTCGGCTCCGGCGATCTCACCTGTGAATCCCTGGTGATCGCCACCGGTGGCCTTTCCATCCCCACCATGGGCGCCACCGCCTTTGGCTACCGGGTAGCCGAGCAGTTCGGCCTGGAAATACTGCCCACCCGCGCAGGCCTGGTACCCTTTACCTTGCAGCCGGAGCTGAAAGAACAGCTCGCACCATTATCCGGTGTCAGTTGCCCTGTCGATGTGCAATGCCACGACCAGCAATTCCGGGAACCCATGCTGGTCACCCATCGCGGGCTCAGCGGCCCGGCCATGCTCCAGATCTCCAGTTTCTGGGAACCGGGCGACAGCCTGGCCATCAATCTGCTGCCGGCCTGCCGCATCAAGGATGACCTGCTGAACCTGCGGAAAACCCGCCCGCAATCGACCATTGCAAACTACCTGACCCAGCACCTGCCAAAGCGGTTTGCCCTGGCCTTCAACGAATTGCAGGGCTGGACCGGTCCCTTGCAGGGCTACAAGAATAGCGATATTGAACAGGTTGCCGATGTTCTGGGCCGATGGTCGATCAAGCCGGCTGGCACCGAAGGGTACCGCACAGCGGAGGTCACGCTCGGTGGCGTCGACACCCGCCAGCTCTCCTCCAAAACCATGGCAGTGCTGGAACGTCCAAACCTGTATTTTATCGGTGAGGTGGTGGATGTAACCGGGCACCTGGGTGGCCACAACTTCCAATGGGCCTGGGCGTCTGGTGTAGCGGCAGGCCACAATGCCTGA
- a CDS encoding GFA family protein, which produces MKNTGHCLCGRITFEIEGKLAPIELCHCSQCRRAQGTAFAANIPVTASRFHLLTGEESLSRFESSPGKERVFCQSCGSPIFSRRNSFPDVLRVRAGLLDGPLDAPLAGHAFTDSKADWWQITDDLPQFPGKRNEP; this is translated from the coding sequence ATGAAAAACACAGGACACTGCCTTTGCGGCCGGATCACATTCGAGATTGAGGGCAAGCTGGCACCGATCGAATTGTGCCACTGCAGCCAGTGCCGCAGAGCCCAGGGCACCGCCTTTGCGGCCAATATTCCGGTGACGGCGAGCAGGTTCCACCTGCTCACCGGAGAGGAGAGCCTGTCTCGTTTCGAGTCTTCACCGGGCAAGGAGCGGGTCTTCTGCCAAAGCTGTGGCTCCCCGATTTTCAGCAGAAGAAATAGCTTTCCCGATGTGCTTCGTGTGCGTGCGGGGCTCCTTGACGGACCGCTGGATGCGCCATTGGCAGGCCACGCGTTCACCGATTCCAAAGCGGACTGGTGGCAGATCACCGATGACCTGCCCCAGTTTCCCGGTAAGCGAAATGAACCCTGA
- a CDS encoding malonate--CoA ligase, with protein sequence MNQNLFDTFATRMEDRGTANFITTPEGKIYSYADALGITERIAGALKQLGVKPGDRVAVQVDKSPEAILLYLATLRVGGVYLPLNTGYTADEIGYFLGDAEPALFVCQPAALEAAKAVAAETGCPCVETLGTNADGSLMDVAANAEPFKGIEARSDDDLAAILYTSGTTGRSKGAMLTHRNLRSNGMSLVEAWRFTENDRLIHALPIFHTHGLFVACNVILLAGGSMYFMSKFDVDTIIAAMPEGTSLMGVPTFYTRLLQDDRLTPELTANMRLFTSGSAPLTAETHQQFEQRTGHAILERYGMTETNMNTSNPYEGDRIAGTVGMPLPGVEVRITNSETGDHQPLPQGEIGMLEVRGPNVFKGYWRMPEKTKAELLDDGFFVTGDLALVDERGYVQIVGRDKDLVISGGFNVYPKEVEQVIDAMPEVMESAVIGVPHPDFGEGVTAIVVLLPGEKLEEAGVIKALAGHLAKFKQPKRVFFVEALPRNTMGKVQKKQLRDQYRDIYQDV encoded by the coding sequence ATGAACCAGAACCTGTTTGATACCTTCGCCACCAGGATGGAGGACCGCGGAACGGCGAACTTCATCACCACCCCTGAGGGCAAAATCTATTCTTACGCAGACGCGCTGGGTATCACCGAGCGGATTGCCGGTGCCCTGAAGCAGCTTGGAGTCAAACCCGGCGACCGGGTGGCGGTTCAGGTCGACAAAAGCCCGGAGGCCATTCTCCTGTACCTCGCGACTCTGCGCGTGGGCGGTGTATACCTGCCCCTGAACACTGGCTATACCGCCGATGAAATTGGCTATTTCCTGGGCGATGCCGAGCCTGCGCTGTTTGTGTGCCAGCCGGCGGCCCTGGAGGCTGCAAAGGCCGTTGCCGCCGAAACAGGGTGCCCCTGTGTTGAAACGCTCGGCACCAATGCCGACGGCTCACTGATGGATGTTGCTGCCAATGCCGAGCCGTTCAAGGGTATTGAAGCGCGTAGCGATGATGACCTGGCAGCCATTCTCTACACGTCGGGCACCACCGGTCGTTCCAAGGGGGCCATGCTGACCCACAGGAACCTGCGTTCGAATGGTATGAGCCTGGTCGAGGCCTGGCGCTTCACAGAAAACGACCGGCTGATTCACGCCCTGCCGATCTTCCATACCCACGGCCTGTTCGTCGCCTGCAACGTAATTCTTTTGGCCGGCGGCAGCATGTACTTCATGTCGAAATTCGACGTGGATACGATAATTGCCGCCATGCCGGAGGGCACATCGCTGATGGGGGTGCCAACCTTCTACACAAGGCTGCTCCAGGATGACCGCCTGACCCCGGAACTGACCGCCAACATGCGGTTATTCACCTCGGGTTCGGCGCCGCTGACTGCGGAAACCCACCAGCAGTTCGAGCAGCGTACGGGCCATGCCATTCTGGAACGTTATGGCATGACGGAAACCAACATGAACACCTCGAACCCGTACGAAGGCGACCGTATCGCCGGAACCGTGGGCATGCCCCTTCCCGGCGTGGAAGTCCGCATTACCAATTCGGAAACCGGCGACCATCAGCCCTTACCCCAGGGTGAAATCGGCATGCTGGAAGTGCGCGGCCCGAACGTTTTCAAGGGTTACTGGCGCATGCCGGAGAAGACCAAGGCAGAATTGCTCGATGACGGGTTCTTCGTGACCGGTGATCTGGCTTTGGTCGACGAGCGTGGCTATGTCCAGATCGTAGGCCGCGACAAGGACCTGGTGATCTCCGGTGGCTTCAACGTTTATCCGAAAGAAGTGGAACAGGTGATCGATGCCATGCCGGAAGTGATGGAGTCGGCGGTCATTGGTGTACCGCACCCGGACTTTGGCGAGGGTGTGACAGCCATTGTGGTGCTCCTGCCGGGGGAGAAGCTGGAAGAGGCCGGTGTCATCAAGGCGTTGGCGGGTCATCTGGCCAAATTCAAACAGCCCAAGCGGGTCTTCTTTGTGGAAGCCTTGCCCCGCAACACCATGGGTAAGGTCCAGAAGAAGCAGCTCCGGGATCAGTACAGGGACATCTATCAGGACGTTTGA